The following coding sequences lie in one Pseudoxanthomonas sp. SE1 genomic window:
- the fur gene encoding ferric iron uptake transcriptional regulator — MESQDLRKVGLKVTHPRMRILELLEQKNSQHHLSAEDIYRQLLDHGDEIGLATVYRVLTQFEAAGLVLKHNFEGGQAVYELDRGGHHDHMVDVDTGKIIEFESVEIEKLQREIAAKHGYELEEHSLVLYVRKKR, encoded by the coding sequence ATGGAATCGCAGGACCTTCGCAAAGTCGGCCTCAAGGTCACCCACCCGCGCATGCGCATCCTGGAGTTGTTGGAGCAGAAGAATTCCCAGCACCACCTGAGCGCGGAAGACATCTATCGCCAGTTGCTGGATCACGGTGACGAAATCGGCCTGGCAACGGTGTATCGCGTGCTGACCCAGTTCGAGGCCGCAGGCTTGGTGTTGAAGCACAACTTCGAGGGCGGCCAGGCCGTCTACGAACTGGACCGCGGCGGCCACCACGACCACATGGTGGATGTGGACACCGGCAAGATCATCGAGTTCGAGAGCGTCGAGATCGAGAAGCTGCAGCGCGAGATCGCCGCCAAGCACGGCTATGAGCTGGAAGAGCACTCGCTGGTGCTGTACGTGCGCAAGAAGCGCTGA
- the recN gene encoding DNA repair protein RecN, protein MLRHLAIKDFAVVRAAELEFGDGMTVISGETGAGKSLLVDALGFLSGLRADSGVVRHGAERAELSAEFSAGPGSPAQAWLADNELDDDGQCQLRRVIRADGGSRAWINGRSVTLSQLSDLAARLVEIHGQHEHQALLARQSQLDLLDAFARNGDERSAVRGAAQKWSTLLREREQLSGQGDVSDRINYLEHQLAELQREDLSPTALDALVASHRRQAHATGLIQACDAALGQLAGEEAPSLTRHLQQVRADLARQVEHEPRLRDVDALLEGAAIQVEEALSLLGQVRDDLDGEPLQFDALERKLARVHDLARKHRVPLDGLQEQHDRLAAELESLRGAGERLLQLNGEIDTARAHWRDAASALTRTRQHAAKTLGATTTALIGELGMGGGRFEIALEAQDGERPDPTGAERVEFLVSANAGQPPRPLRKVASGGELARISLAIEVAALGLDAVPTMIFDEVDTGIGGAVAEIVGQKLRALGAQRQVLCVTHLPQVAAQGHAHYRVSKAPVDGMTQSAVEKLAAKQREEELARMLGGVEVSKEAHAAAKRLLANAV, encoded by the coding sequence ATGCTCAGACACCTCGCCATCAAGGATTTCGCCGTCGTCCGCGCCGCCGAGCTGGAGTTCGGCGATGGCATGACCGTCATTTCAGGCGAAACCGGCGCCGGCAAATCGCTGCTGGTGGACGCGCTCGGCTTCCTGTCCGGCCTGCGGGCCGACAGCGGCGTGGTCCGGCATGGCGCCGAACGCGCGGAACTCTCCGCCGAGTTCTCGGCCGGACCGGGGTCGCCGGCACAGGCGTGGCTGGCGGACAACGAACTGGATGATGACGGCCAGTGCCAGCTCCGCCGGGTGATCCGCGCCGATGGCGGCTCGCGTGCATGGATCAATGGCCGCAGCGTGACGCTGTCGCAGCTTTCCGATCTCGCGGCCCGCCTGGTGGAGATCCACGGCCAGCATGAACACCAGGCCCTGCTCGCCCGCCAGAGCCAGCTGGACCTGCTGGATGCCTTCGCCCGCAACGGCGACGAGCGCAGCGCGGTGCGCGGCGCGGCGCAGAAGTGGAGCACCCTCCTGCGCGAACGCGAACAGTTGTCCGGCCAGGGCGATGTCTCTGACCGGATCAATTATCTGGAGCACCAGTTGGCCGAACTGCAGCGCGAGGACCTGTCGCCGACGGCGCTTGACGCACTGGTGGCCAGCCATCGCCGCCAGGCCCACGCCACCGGCCTGATCCAGGCCTGCGACGCGGCGCTGGGCCAGCTGGCCGGCGAGGAAGCCCCGTCGCTGACCCGCCACCTGCAGCAGGTGCGCGCCGACCTCGCCCGCCAGGTCGAGCACGAGCCCCGGCTGCGCGACGTGGATGCGCTGCTGGAGGGCGCGGCGATCCAGGTCGAGGAAGCCCTATCCCTGCTCGGCCAGGTACGCGACGATCTCGATGGCGAACCCCTGCAGTTCGATGCGCTGGAGCGCAAGCTCGCCCGCGTGCACGACCTTGCCCGCAAGCACCGCGTGCCGCTGGACGGCCTGCAGGAGCAGCATGACCGGCTGGCGGCCGAACTGGAATCGCTGCGCGGTGCCGGCGAACGCCTGCTCCAGCTCAACGGCGAGATCGATACCGCGCGGGCGCATTGGCGTGACGCTGCTTCGGCCCTGACCCGCACGCGCCAGCATGCGGCCAAGACCCTCGGCGCCACCACGACCGCTCTGATCGGCGAACTGGGGATGGGCGGCGGTCGTTTCGAGATCGCGCTGGAGGCCCAGGACGGCGAGCGCCCGGACCCGACAGGCGCGGAACGCGTGGAATTCCTGGTATCCGCCAACGCCGGCCAGCCGCCGCGGCCGCTGCGCAAGGTCGCCTCCGGCGGCGAACTCGCACGCATTTCACTGGCGATCGAAGTGGCTGCGCTCGGCCTGGATGCCGTTCCCACCATGATCTTCGACGAAGTGGATACCGGCATCGGCGGCGCAGTCGCCGAGATCGTCGGCCAGAAACTGCGCGCCCTCGGCGCCCAGCGACAGGTGCTGTGCGTCACCCACCTGCCCCAGGTCGCCGCGCAGGGCCATGCGCACTATCGCGTCAGCAAGGCACCGGTCGATGGCATGACCCAGAGCGCGGTCGAGAAGCTGGCGGCCAAGCAGCGCGAGGAAGAGCTGGCCCGCATGCTGGGCGGCGTGGAAGTCAGCAAGGAGGCGCATGCCGCGGCCAAGCGTCTGCTGGCCAACGCGGTCTGA
- the smpB gene encoding SsrA-binding protein SmpB: protein MAKKPDKNKATGTIALNKRARHEYHLEQRHEAGLALQGWELKAIRAGRANITEAYATIRNGEIFLFGAQITPLIQASSHVVADDRRTRKLLLHRNEIDSLIGKVERDGYTLVPTSLYWKGNKVKAELALAKGKQTHDKRATEKDRDWAREKSRVMRRHNKDA, encoded by the coding sequence ATGGCAAAGAAACCGGACAAGAATAAAGCAACGGGCACGATCGCGCTGAACAAGCGCGCCCGTCACGAGTACCACCTCGAGCAACGCCACGAGGCGGGCCTCGCCCTGCAGGGGTGGGAGCTGAAGGCCATCCGCGCCGGACGCGCCAACATCACCGAGGCCTACGCCACCATCCGCAATGGCGAGATCTTCCTGTTCGGCGCGCAGATCACCCCGCTGATCCAGGCTTCGAGCCATGTGGTCGCGGACGATCGCCGCACGCGCAAGCTGCTGCTACACCGGAACGAGATCGACAGCCTGATCGGCAAGGTCGAGCGCGACGGCTATACGCTGGTGCCCACCTCGCTGTACTGGAAGGGCAACAAGGTGAAGGCCGAACTGGCGCTGGCCAAGGGCAAGCAGACGCACGACAAGCGCGCCACCGAGAAGGACCGCGACTGGGCACGCGAGAAGTCGCGCGTCATGCGCCGGCACAACAAGGATGCGTAG
- a CDS encoding RnfH family protein: MRVEVIRAWPHRFESVQLDLPAGATVADALAASGFDGVQSAAIAIHGVNATAGTVLNEDDRVEVLRPLLIDPKDARRRRARR, translated from the coding sequence ATGCGCGTAGAGGTGATCCGGGCCTGGCCGCACCGGTTCGAGTCGGTGCAGCTGGATTTGCCAGCCGGCGCCACCGTGGCCGATGCGCTGGCTGCGAGCGGTTTCGACGGCGTGCAATCGGCCGCGATCGCGATTCACGGCGTGAATGCGACGGCAGGAACCGTGTTGAACGAGGACGACCGCGTGGAAGTGCTGCGGCCGCTGCTGATCGATCCGAAGGACGCGCGCCGTCGACGGGCGCGCAGATAG
- a CDS encoding type II toxin-antitoxin system RatA family toxin gives MHTIRRSALVEHSATRMFDLVNDVAAYPRRFDWCSAARLIEQDENRLVARLDLGLGSLSTWFTTENTLDRPHRIDMNLVDGPFRKLHGRWDFHALDESACKVTLTLEFEPSSRLLAPAMAIGFQALADRMVDDFVRAADRGE, from the coding sequence ATGCACACGATCCGCCGCAGCGCACTGGTCGAACACTCGGCCACCCGGATGTTCGACCTGGTCAATGACGTGGCGGCCTATCCCCGCCGGTTCGACTGGTGCAGCGCCGCCCGGCTCATCGAGCAGGATGAAAACCGCCTGGTGGCCCGTCTGGACCTGGGGCTGGGCTCGCTGAGCACGTGGTTCACCACCGAGAACACGCTGGACCGTCCGCACCGCATCGACATGAACCTGGTCGATGGCCCATTCCGCAAGCTGCATGGCCGCTGGGATTTCCATGCGCTGGATGAGTCAGCCTGCAAGGTCACGCTGACGCTGGAGTTCGAACCGTCCAGCCGCCTGCTGGCGCCGGCGATGGCGATCGGCTTCCAGGCGCTCGCGGACCGCATGGTGGACGACTTCGTGCGTGCCGCCGATCGCGGGGAATGA
- a CDS encoding DUF3348 domain-containing protein, whose translation MSVSVAAVQQRAPVSAPAFVRLLARLGDVGAPSAGPALSERLGQWIDWNRAIALSRALDAVPTPGSFPTQAEGEAAACARVRASLRTAIMRTDKLEKLTGEDFAPFRRHCVDLQRSLLASTGPLRGRLRDALATGSPEQARLAEVDAVMEMTLSPREHALLATTPTLLGQYFERLKRANADAPDDAWLPTFRRDLQDVLLAELDVRFHPIEALLAALRTSHVSGTP comes from the coding sequence TTGAGCGTCAGCGTGGCAGCAGTGCAACAACGGGCGCCGGTGTCGGCCCCGGCCTTCGTACGACTCCTTGCCCGACTGGGCGACGTCGGCGCGCCTTCCGCCGGCCCCGCCCTTTCCGAGCGACTGGGCCAGTGGATCGACTGGAACCGCGCCATCGCACTGTCGCGCGCACTCGACGCGGTGCCAACGCCCGGTTCCTTCCCGACCCAGGCCGAAGGCGAAGCAGCCGCCTGCGCCCGCGTGCGCGCCAGCTTGCGGACCGCCATCATGCGCACCGACAAACTCGAGAAACTGACCGGCGAGGATTTCGCGCCGTTCCGTCGCCACTGCGTGGACCTCCAGCGGTCCCTGCTGGCGTCCACAGGCCCGTTGCGCGGGCGCCTGCGTGATGCACTGGCCACGGGCTCACCCGAGCAGGCGAGGCTGGCGGAGGTCGACGCCGTCATGGAGATGACGCTGAGCCCGCGCGAACACGCCCTGCTGGCCACGACCCCCACCCTGCTCGGCCAGTACTTCGAGCGGCTGAAGCGGGCCAACGCCGACGCGCCCGACGACGCCTGGCTCCCTACTTTCCGCCGCGACCTGCAGGACGTCCTGCTCGCCGAGCTGGACGTCCGCTTCCACCCCATCGAAGCGCTGCTCGCCGCCCTTCGCACTTCGCACGTTTCCGGAACACCATGA
- the grpE gene encoding nucleotide exchange factor GrpE, giving the protein MNQHEHDSDLGGGNEPQDVEGALIAELETLRNEVDQLRAASLLERADLDNQRKRVARDIEQARKFANERLLGDLLPVFDSLDAGLAAAGNEPSPLRDGLELTYKQLLKVAGDNGLTLLDPAGEAFNPEHHQAISQADAPGADPGSVVQVFQKGYVLNGRLLRPALVVVAKHD; this is encoded by the coding sequence ATGAACCAACACGAACACGATTCCGACCTGGGCGGCGGCAACGAGCCGCAGGACGTCGAAGGCGCGCTGATCGCCGAACTGGAAACCCTCCGCAACGAAGTGGACCAGCTGCGCGCGGCGTCGCTGCTCGAGCGCGCCGACCTGGACAACCAGCGCAAGCGCGTGGCGCGCGACATCGAGCAGGCCCGCAAGTTCGCCAACGAACGCCTGCTGGGCGATCTGCTGCCGGTGTTCGACAGTCTGGATGCCGGGCTCGCAGCGGCGGGCAATGAGCCCAGTCCACTGCGCGACGGGCTTGAGCTGACATACAAGCAACTGCTGAAGGTGGCTGGCGACAACGGTCTGACCCTGCTCGACCCGGCCGGTGAAGCCTTCAACCCCGAGCACCACCAGGCCATCAGCCAGGCGGACGCGCCCGGCGCCGATCCCGGCAGCGTGGTGCAGGTGTTCCAGAAGGGCTATGTACTCAATGGCCGTCTGCTGCGTCCGGCCCTGGTCGTCGTGGCGAAACACGACTGA
- the hrcA gene encoding heat-inducible transcriptional repressor HrcA encodes MNSPSPPLDPRARQLLRTLISRYIRDGEPVGSQTLARHAGLEVSSATIRNILSELEEVGLLSSPHTSAGRIPTAQGYRVFVDSLVQVKSLGDGEVARLRSELPAGAGTQALLGNASELLSAMTHFVGVVSVPRREQFAFRYIDFVPLDGQRVMAILVFADNDVQNRVIETRRAYERPELERIANYLNTQFAGRPLSEIRANLLHDLRRAQTEMEGLLAESIELAEQALTPPNDDVVLAGQTRLMGVQELSDLERLRDLFEAFARKREILQLLERTIRAPGVRIFIGEDTGLAPHDGVSVVTAPYMAGGQVLGVLGVIGPTRMAYDRVIPVVQAAADVLGAALNPETPAP; translated from the coding sequence ATGAATTCGCCGTCGCCCCCGCTGGATCCGCGCGCCCGCCAACTGCTGCGCACGCTGATCTCGCGCTATATCCGCGACGGCGAGCCGGTGGGGTCGCAGACCCTGGCCCGGCACGCCGGGCTGGAAGTCAGTTCGGCGACGATCCGCAACATCCTCTCGGAACTCGAGGAGGTCGGATTGCTCAGTTCGCCGCATACCTCGGCCGGGCGCATCCCGACGGCGCAGGGCTACCGCGTGTTCGTGGACAGCCTGGTGCAGGTGAAGTCGCTGGGGGACGGCGAAGTGGCCCGGCTGCGCTCCGAGCTGCCGGCCGGCGCCGGCACCCAGGCGCTGCTGGGCAACGCCTCCGAGCTGCTGTCGGCCATGACCCATTTCGTCGGCGTGGTCAGCGTGCCGCGGCGCGAGCAGTTCGCCTTCCGCTACATCGACTTCGTCCCGCTGGATGGCCAGCGGGTGATGGCCATCCTGGTGTTCGCCGACAACGACGTGCAGAACCGGGTGATCGAAACACGGCGCGCCTATGAGCGCCCGGAACTGGAGCGCATCGCCAACTACCTGAACACCCAGTTCGCCGGCCGGCCGCTGTCCGAGATTCGCGCGAACCTGCTGCACGACCTGCGCAGGGCGCAGACCGAAATGGAAGGGCTGCTGGCCGAATCCATCGAACTGGCGGAGCAGGCCCTGACGCCACCCAACGACGATGTGGTGCTGGCAGGACAGACCCGGTTGATGGGGGTGCAGGAACTGTCCGACCTGGAACGGCTGCGGGACCTGTTCGAGGCCTTCGCCCGCAAGCGCGAGATCCTGCAGCTGCTGGAGCGCACGATCCGCGCGCCCGGCGTACGCATCTTCATCGGCGAGGACACCGGCCTGGCGCCGCATGATGGCGTCTCGGTGGTGACCGCTCCGTACATGGCGGGCGGGCAGGTGCTGGGCGTGCTGGGCGTCATCGGGCCTACCCGGATGGCCTATGACCGGGTCATCCCGGTGGTGCAGGCGGCGGCGGATGTGCTCGGCGCGGCCTTGAATCCGGAAACGCCGGCCCCATAG
- the bamE gene encoding outer membrane protein assembly factor BamE, which translates to MRKFLLVAVLASATAGCGILYKQPIYQGNLLEKTAVDQLQAGQTKQQVQSLLGSPSIADPFHADRWDYTASNRTNRRGTTEIKNLTLVFNGDVLASWEGEYFPEADLQLSRDVRKFGPNLAKEKKKGGRR; encoded by the coding sequence ATGCGCAAATTCCTGCTGGTCGCCGTCCTTGCTTCCGCCACTGCCGGCTGCGGCATTCTCTACAAGCAGCCGATCTACCAGGGCAACCTGCTCGAAAAGACGGCCGTCGACCAGTTGCAGGCAGGCCAGACCAAGCAGCAGGTGCAGTCGTTGCTGGGCAGCCCGTCGATCGCCGATCCGTTCCATGCCGACCGCTGGGACTACACCGCCAGCAACCGCACCAATCGCCGTGGCACGACCGAGATCAAGAATCTCACCCTGGTCTTCAACGGCGACGTGCTGGCCAGCTGGGAAGGCGAATACTTCCCCGAAGCCGACCTCCAGCTGTCGCGCGACGTGCGCAAGTTCGGCCCCAACCTGGCCAAGGAAAAGAAGAAGGGCGGCCGCCGCTGA
- a CDS encoding DUF802 domain-containing protein has product MIRTPLLAALFLLGLAIVTWIGVGYVGTHALGVVVTLVICACYVAGAVELHRYRQATATLVRAVADTSAAGSGLHAWLALLPPGLRPSVRQRIEGERVALPAPALTPYLVGLLVLLGMLGTLLGMMATLRGTGLALESATDLDAIRGSLGAPVKGLAFAFGTSIAGVATSAVLGLLAALCRRERVQAVQDLDGEIATSLRVHSQSFQREESFRLLQQQAALMPDLVDRLQAMVASIEHQNNATGERLVVNQQAFHERTEAAQVQLAASLEQALKSGVDASARAVVAALQPATEATLAGLARESAAMQDAVTQAVQRQLDGLTAGFDAASTTAAASWTTAIEQQRQTNDTLTGQMQALSERLAASFEQRSAAVLDGVSTRLERNAAELSNNWNQALARQEATSAGIAARNEHALAAAAGGIERHATELLQAMERSHAGLQQTLAAQDDERLAAWAERLAAMSASLREQWEHAGAQTARLQQDICDALARSAEDITTQAQAHAAQTIAEISQLVQVASEAPRAAADVIAELRQKLSDSMVRDTAMLEERTQMMGTLQTLLDAVNHASTEQRGAIDALVATSADLLDRVGTRFTDHVQAETGKLEHVAAQVAAGATEVAGLGDALGSVVARFGESNDALLARLESLEGALERSLVRSDEQLAYYVAQAREVVDLSLSAQRQITVDLQRLSGAEAA; this is encoded by the coding sequence ATGATCAGAACCCCTCTCCTCGCCGCCCTGTTCCTGCTGGGTCTCGCCATCGTCACCTGGATCGGCGTGGGTTACGTCGGCACGCATGCGCTGGGCGTCGTGGTCACGCTGGTCATCTGCGCCTGCTATGTGGCCGGCGCGGTCGAACTGCACCGCTACCGGCAGGCCACCGCCACACTGGTGCGGGCCGTCGCGGATACCTCCGCCGCCGGCAGTGGCCTGCACGCGTGGCTGGCGCTGCTGCCACCGGGCCTGCGCCCGTCGGTGCGGCAGCGCATCGAAGGCGAGCGCGTCGCCCTGCCCGCACCGGCGCTGACGCCGTACCTGGTCGGCCTGCTGGTACTGCTGGGCATGCTGGGCACCCTCCTCGGCATGATGGCCACGTTGCGGGGCACCGGCCTGGCGCTGGAAAGCGCGACCGATCTCGACGCCATCCGCGGTTCACTGGGCGCGCCGGTCAAGGGGCTCGCATTCGCCTTCGGCACCTCGATCGCGGGCGTCGCCACCTCGGCGGTGCTCGGCCTGCTGGCGGCGCTCTGCCGTCGCGAACGGGTGCAGGCCGTGCAGGACCTCGATGGCGAAATCGCGACCTCGCTGCGCGTGCACTCCCAATCGTTCCAGCGCGAGGAATCCTTCCGCCTGCTGCAGCAGCAGGCCGCGCTGATGCCCGACCTCGTGGACCGGTTGCAGGCGATGGTCGCGTCGATCGAACACCAGAACAACGCCACCGGCGAACGCCTCGTCGTCAACCAGCAGGCGTTCCACGAACGCACCGAAGCGGCGCAGGTGCAGCTCGCGGCCTCACTGGAGCAGGCCTTGAAGTCGGGTGTCGACGCCAGCGCCCGGGCCGTGGTCGCCGCGCTGCAGCCGGCGACCGAGGCGACGCTCGCAGGGCTCGCACGCGAGAGCGCGGCGATGCAGGACGCCGTCACGCAGGCGGTGCAGCGCCAGCTCGATGGCCTGACCGCCGGTTTCGACGCCGCCTCCACCACCGCAGCCGCCAGCTGGACCACGGCGATCGAGCAGCAGCGCCAGACCAACGACACGCTCACCGGCCAGATGCAGGCCTTGTCCGAGCGGCTGGCCGCCAGTTTCGAGCAGCGCAGTGCCGCCGTTCTCGACGGGGTGTCCACGCGGCTGGAGCGCAACGCCGCCGAACTGTCGAACAACTGGAACCAGGCGCTTGCGCGACAGGAGGCCACCAGCGCCGGGATCGCCGCGCGCAACGAACACGCGCTGGCGGCGGCGGCAGGCGGCATCGAACGCCATGCCACCGAGCTGCTGCAGGCGATGGAGCGCTCGCATGCCGGCCTTCAGCAGACGCTGGCGGCACAGGACGACGAGAGGCTGGCGGCGTGGGCCGAACGCCTGGCCGCGATGAGCGCCTCCCTGCGCGAGCAGTGGGAACATGCAGGCGCGCAGACCGCACGCCTGCAGCAGGACATCTGCGATGCGCTCGCACGCAGTGCGGAGGACATCACCACCCAGGCGCAGGCGCACGCCGCGCAGACCATCGCCGAGATCTCGCAACTGGTGCAGGTGGCGTCCGAAGCACCGCGCGCCGCCGCCGACGTGATCGCGGAACTCCGCCAGAAGCTTTCCGACAGCATGGTCCGCGATACCGCCATGCTTGAGGAGCGCACCCAGATGATGGGCACGCTGCAGACCCTGCTCGACGCGGTGAACCATGCTTCCACCGAACAGCGGGGTGCCATCGATGCGCTGGTCGCCACTTCCGCCGACCTGCTGGATCGCGTCGGCACCCGCTTCACCGACCACGTTCAGGCCGAGACCGGCAAGCTCGAACACGTCGCCGCACAGGTCGCCGCCGGCGCCACCGAGGTCGCCGGCCTCGGCGATGCGCTGGGCAGCGTGGTCGCCCGCTTCGGCGAGTCCAACGACGCCTTGCTGGCGCGCCTGGAAAGCCTCGAAGGCGCGCTGGAGCGCTCGCTCGTGCGCAGCGACGAGCAACTGGCCTACTACGTGGCGCAGGCACGTGAAGTGGTCGACCTGAGCCTGTCCGCGCAGCGCCAGATCACCGTCGACCTGCAACGCCTGTCCGGGGCCGAAGCCGCATGA